A region of Heliangelus exortis chromosome 4, bHelExo1.hap1, whole genome shotgun sequence DNA encodes the following proteins:
- the LAP3 gene encoding cytosol aminopeptidase: MLLPWVRRVSARRLCRALPLAGSISPQGSSPRGYSGKGLVLGIYSSEKDGGAAQFTSAGDAFDRLVSGKLRELLSLSGPPLKKGKTRIFHGLHQDFPSVIVVGLGKKNAGVNDQENWNEGKENIRAAVAVGCRQIQDLEMPCVEVDPCGDAQAAAEGAVLGLHEYNELKQKKKPGVTPQLHGSAESEAWQKGVVYAEGQNLARYLMEAPANYITPSKFAEYMEQKLKSFSNVKVHIRPESWIATQQMGAFLSVAKGSAEPPIFLEIHYLGGANTNDSPLVFVGKGVTFDSGGISLKPSSGMDAMRADMGGAATICSAIVTAAALNLPLNIIGLAPLCENMPSGKANKPGDVVRAKNGKTIQVDNTDAEGRLLLADALCYAHNFNARAIVNAATLTGAMDVALGSAATGVFTNSSWLWNHLYEASILTGDRVWRMPLFEHYTKQVTDCPLADLSNIGKYSRAGGACTAAAFLKEFVTASHWAHLDIAGVMSNKDEVPYLRKGMAGRPTRTLVEFAARLSQDSHNTK; encoded by the exons atgctgctgccctgggtgCGGAGGGTGTCTGCGCGCCGCCTGTGCCGGGCTCTCCCTTTGGCCGGCAGCATCTCCCCGCAAGGATCCTCTCCGCGGGGCTACAGCGGGAAG GGTCTTGTGCTGGGAATCTACTCAAGTGAAAAGGACGGAGGTGCTGCCCAGTTCACTAGTGCAGGAGATGCTTTTGATAGACTTGTGTCCGGAAAGCTGAGAGAACTTCTGTCCTT GTCTGGGCCACCACTGAAGAAAGGCAAAACACGCATATTCCATGGTTTGCATCAG GACTTTCCAAGTGTCATTGTAGTTGGCTTGGGTAAGAAGAATGCTGGAGTAAATGACCAAGAAAACTGGaatgaaggcaaagaaaatattcGTGCAGCTGTTGCAG ttggttgCAGACAAATCCAAGATCTGGAGATGCCTTGTGTTGAAGTTGACCCCTGTGGAGATGCtcaagcagctgcagaaggtgCTGTCCTTGGGTTGCATGAATATAATGAGctcaagcaaaaaaagaaacctggaGTTACTCCTCAGCTTCATGGAAG TGCTGAAAGTGAGGCCTGGCAAAAGGGTGTTGTCTACGCTGAGGGTCAGAACCTCGCTCGGTACCTCATGGAGGCTCCAGCTAATTATATAACTCCATCCAAATTTGCTGAATATATGGAACAGAAGCTCAAAAGTTTCAGCAATGTGAAGGTCCATATAAG gccAGAGTCTTGGATAGCAACACAACAGATGGGAGCATTCCTGAGTGTAGCTAAGGGTTCAGCTGAACCTCCCATCTTCCTGGAGATTCACTATTTAGGTGGTGCTAATACAAATGACTCCCCATTGGTATTTGTAGGAAAAGGAGTCACATTTGACAG TGGTGGCATTTCACTGAAGCCATCATCAGGCATGGATGCAATGAGAGCAGATATGGGGGGGGCAGCCACTATCTGCTCAGCCAttgtgacagcagcagctttaAATCTGCCTCTTAACATAATTG gCTTGGCACCCCTCTGTGAAAATATGCCCAGTGGTAAGGCAAACAAGCCTGGGGATGTAGTTAGAgccaaaaatggaaaaacaataCAG GTAGATAACACAGATGCAGAAGGAAGACTGCTGTTAGCTGATGCTCTCTGTTATGCTCACAATTTTAATGCAAGAGCTATTGTGAATGCTGCAACACTGACAG GTGCCATGGATGTTGCATTGGGGTCTGCTGCAACTGGAGTGTTCACAAACTCATCTTGGCTTTGGAATCACCTTTATGAA GCCAGCATTTTGACAGGAGACAGAGTTTGGAGAATGCCTCTTTTTGAGCATTACACAAAACAAGTAACAGACTGTCCTCTTGCAGATCTGAGTAACATTGGAAAGTACAGCAG agctggaggagcatgcacagctgctgcattcctgAAGGAATTTGTGACTGCCTCTCACTGGGCTCATTTAGATATAGCTGGTGTGATGTCAAATAAGGATGAGGTCCCCTACCTTCGAAAAGGCATGGCAGGGAGACCTACAAGAACACTGGTAGAGTTTGCAGCTCGATTAAGTCAAGACAGTCACAATACCAAATAA
- the CLRN2 gene encoding clarin-2 — protein sequence MPGCFKKTLCALASLISFVSSVLIVVAMGTPKWMTGKILCKTGADLVNATDPELVKFIGEIYYGLFRGGKIRQCGLGGRRSKFTIFPHMVKKLNTGLHVMIIMFLCVAICFSLVSFGFCILNAIKVPYRAIKGPAGICLWNFLAGGFIVLAVTSFMAAVKLHHLTERIANFRENVFKFVILEERFEDCFWLCVASATAHAVNLLLIPISGINFPKIKTKTEEANVTAEDIMY from the exons ATGCCTGGctgttttaaaaagactttATGTGCCTTGGCTTCTCTCATAAGCTTTGTGTCTTCTGTCTTGATTGTTGTTGCAATGGGGACCCCAAAGTGGATGACTGGAAAGATCCTTTGCAAAACAGGAGCTGATTTGGTCAATGCCACAGATCCAGAGCTGGTCAAGTTCATTGGAGAAATTTATTACGGACTCTTCAGGGGTGGCAAAATACGGCAGTGTGGGTTGGGAGGGCGGCGTTCCAAATTCACAA ttTTCCCACACATGGTGAAAAAGCTGAACACAGGCCTGCACGTGATGATTATCATGTTCCTCTGTGTGgccatttgcttttctctggtcAGCTTTGGATTCTGCATTCTTAATGCAATAAAAGTTCCTTACCGGGCTATTAAAGGCCCAGCAGGAATATGCCTTTGGAACTTCCTTGCAG GTGGATTTATTGTACTTGCAGTCACCAGCTTCATGGCTGCTGTGAAACTTCATCACCTCACAGAAAGAATTGCCAATTTTCgggaaaatgtctttaaatttGTTATCTTAGAAGAACGTTTTGAAGACTGTTTTTGGCTTTGTGTGGCAAGTGCCACAGCACATGCAGTAAATTTGCTGCTAATCCCCATAAGTGGGATTAATTTCCCTAAAATTAAGACGAAAACAGAAGAAGCAAATGTTACAGCAGAAGATATCATGTACTAG